Part of the Bacteriovorax stolpii genome, AGTAGCCGGGAGTGACGCTTAATAATCACCGGGCTTGAAGGTTCACGAATCTTATAGTCTTCGCTTTGAGACGAGAATTCAAAGCTACACACGTAGTCCGCTTTATAGATGGCCTTTTGGACGTGGGTTCGATTCCCACCACCTCCACCATCGGATTTCCGGTGGTGGACACCTCTTCTCCTTAAACATTTTTGAAATCAACTACTTCATTACGGTGACTTGCGTTTTTGTTTTTGAAAACAAGCCTGTCTGAAACTGTTTAAAACTGTCTCGATGTGGCTATTTGTAGCCAACTCTTTGGCTACAGACATTTTTGATGGACTAAGCTGTGTAGTAAAAATCCAAAAAAGTGGCAAAACAAAGACCCAAGTTTCTGAAATCGTAGAACTACTCTGAGTAGCGTTTTGAATGAAATTTTTTATTCACAACCAAATATAAGGAGTGGTTATGCAACATCAAAAAAAGAAATCCAGAAGATGTGATCTGAAAATTGAAAGCAAAGAAGGAAAACTTCTTAAGTACCTACGTGAGTCTCGAAACCTATCTGTTAGGGCAGCAGGAAAAATTATGGGAACTTCTGACTCAACCGTCAGCCATACCGAGCACGGCAGGCGAGATCTCGACAAAGAAACTCTTCAGAAATTCTTAGACGCTTATGGATTTTCGCTACAAGAATTCGAAAGAATGCTTAGAGGCGATATTGTTCTTCCTGAGAACATGAGAGGCGAGTGCATAGAAATGATTAAAAGGCTCGACTCATCAAAATTAAAAGCTGTTAAGGCTTTCTTAAATACTTTCTTAGGGTAATTGGGGGACAACGTGGGAATTAAATTTGATGAAAAGAAAAATTATTACATTGTTTCTTACCACAGAAGACATCCGGTAACGAGAGAGGCAAAAAATATTAGCAGAAGAGGAATTAAGACGAAGGCAGAGGCTGAAAAAATATACAAAGAACTTATTATTAAATTAAGCGAAAAGTTTAATGAAAACCTTCATCCATTATGGCCGGAGATCGTAGCAAGATTTTTAGAATACTATGCCAATTGCGGCAACGCTAAGAACACAGTTAAAAATTACAAGCAATGTATTGAAGCAAATACTTTTCATATTTGGAGTAAGAAAAGAATTAATGAATTTTCGACAGGAGAAATAAGAGATTTTATCCAAGAAGATTTATCGAAATTTTCTGAGGCCCATAGAAAAAGTATGCTTAAGATTTTAAGAGCAGTTTTTAGATACGCCGTTGAGCAAAACATAATTCCACGTGATCCATGTCCAAAACTAAAATTTAAGAAGAATGAAAAAATTAAAAAAATGCTTACGGAAGATGAGATAAGGATTCTTTTAAATAAAGCCAGAGAAGAAAATCATGAGTGGTTTTATGTTTGGGCCTTAGCTTGTTACACTGGCCTTAGAAATGGCGAGCTTTACGCTTTAAAGTGGGAGAGCGTTGATTTAAAAAAGAGGATCATCTACATCACTCATTCTTGGAATAAGATAAACGGATTTAAGGAGACTAAATCTGGTGATGATAGAGTAGTCGAGATTGCACCAAGCCTTCTTCCAATTCTGATTGAGCTTAAAGAAAAAACTACTGATGATTTTGTTTTACCACGAATTAGAGATTGGGAAACTGGGACACAGGCAAAACCATTAAAAGATTTTTTAAAGTCCTTAAATCTTCCCTTAATTCGTTTTCACGATCTAAGAGCTTCATGGGCCACGATCATGCTTTCAAAAGGAATTGAGCCAATCAAAATTATGTCTATGGGAGGATGGAAAGATTTGAAGACAATGCAGATTTATATAAGGAAGTCGGGGATTAATATACAAGGTATTACAAATTCGCTAAACTTTTTGTAACTTAACAACAGGACGTGGAGCATGAAAAATCATGAAATAGCACATCGTTTGGCAGCAGATGCAATGAATGATTATTGCGCTTCTCGCTTATTGGTGCGGGAGCAGTTTATTTTAAATTCAATACAGTTAGCTTGTACCGCAGTTGAGAAACTGTTAAAGGCATTTTTGTATGTTCAAAGTGATACTAAAATTCACTTTGAACATGATCCGTCTAAAATCTTTAAAAGAAATGAAAGCATTTTTGATAAGTTCTTTGTTTTTGATAGAAATTTTTTAAAATGGTTGGGAAAGGTTTATGGGTCTAGATACACTTCTGATTATGGAGCTAGAAAAGAAATTCAGTTTGGAGAAAAGCATTTTTTAGCCGAATTGGATTATATTTTTTACCAAGTATTTAGTTTTTTTAAAGCAGCAAATTTTGCTTTCAGTGAGGTCTATTTTTCTGGCCATCGGAATGAAATAAAAAATTATGAAAATTATATAAGTCAAAATAAGAATAAAGAAAAATTTAAATGCGAGCCACAGCATTTTTTTGCTTTTCAACTTTTTGGAGTTGAGCATTTAGAAATTACAATGGAGTTAAAAGCATTTAATCCAGAAAAGCCTTTTGTATTTAAAGATTCTGTGATTAAAGATGGAAATTCGTTGCTAGAGGTCGATTTTGGAAATGTTGTTTTGAAATAAAACTACAAAAATGTCCTTATAACCTTTGGGCTAGTAATATTGCTTCATTCTGATTTTGTACCTTATAAGTTTCAATTTATCTGTTTTGTTAATTATCATTAAAACAATCATCGGGCCTACTGATAGTAACTTCCTCGTGTTAATGTCAAATCATCACTGATAATCTACATCGAAGCCAAGAGCATATAGAGTCCTTGAAATACGTTCATTACGTACAGGAAATTCAGATGGTCTAGCTCGGCCAATAAGTTCACCTAGCGAACTTCTACCAATTCCAGAGAAAGTATATTTTGTATCTCCTCCAAGGCAATCCCACAAGCGTTGCTCTAGGAGTCCATCACCCCAAATAAAGTAATTCAATACATCTTTGATAGAAAGACCTTCATCATTTGTTCCGGATAAAGTCGATTTTACATACGCCAGAGACTTGTCTTTCAAACTAACTCTTGTCCCCTTTTTTCTCTCAATGCCAAGGTCTTCATACGAATTGAACTTGTCAATATATCCAGATAAAGCGTGGCAATGATAAACGACGGTTGCAAGTTCCTCGTCATTTAAATTTAAAATTCTAGATGGAGAAAGATGGTCTGCAATAATGAAAGATTCTCTTTCAAAAAAATCAGCAAGGCCAAATTCAGGCTCTTCTTTAAGATCTGACCATAATTTAAAAACCAATTCCATATTTTCTTTACCTTTTCCCACGTTGTCATCATGTAACTCTTGGATGATAGAATAAACATTTCCCTGTTTGCGATCCTTGATGTGGTTGTCATAATACCAACTTAACATTCGGTCTATTTCAATGTTTATGTGAGTTTTGATAGGAATCCAGATTGGTTTTTTACCAAATTGTTTATAATCACTAGCTGTTTCATTGAGTAGTTGTATTGTGCTCTTCCATTCAGTGATAAAATGATGCTTAGATAGTGAATCTTTCGTTTGATTTCTGCTTGGCTCTTTCACGTTTTTAAAAATTTCATCTAAATATTTGATTAATTCATTCAGATCTTCCTTCTTTTCTTTCCTAATTTCTCCCAATGAAGCTGACCAATTAAGTTTTTTAATCTTGGAGTGCAAATTAGAGATAGTCTTAAAATCAACAATCGCGGAGTAGTCTTTTAAGCTATAAAAAAATGCTTTTAAATCTTGTAAATTAGTCTCCTGTGCTGCGTCCAATTGGTTAACAAATACACCTAGTTCTATATTCTTATTCAAGGCACTGTCAGATAGGTTAGCCGAGCCAAAATAGCACCCCACGCCGTGAAACCAAATCGCTTTTGCATGAAAATGATCTCTGAATACACTAATTTTAAACTTTGGATACTGAGAGTACTTTTTTAAAATTTCCAGTGTTCGTATTGATGTTTCATCGTTCATTAAAGTCCAAATACTCACAGGAATATTATATTTTAGTGCTTCTGCAAAAAGTGTCTCTTCAGTGATGTAGGCAACTGCAACTTCAAGCTTGCTTGCTTTTGGAACCATATTTACAAGATTTCTAAAGTAGTTGTTATTTATTTCGTTGGCA contains:
- a CDS encoding helix-turn-helix domain-containing protein; protein product: MQHQKKKSRRCDLKIESKEGKLLKYLRESRNLSVRAAGKIMGTSDSTVSHTEHGRRDLDKETLQKFLDAYGFSLQEFERMLRGDIVLPENMRGECIEMIKRLDSSKLKAVKAFLNTFLG
- a CDS encoding tyrosine-type recombinase/integrase, which produces MGIKFDEKKNYYIVSYHRRHPVTREAKNISRRGIKTKAEAEKIYKELIIKLSEKFNENLHPLWPEIVARFLEYYANCGNAKNTVKNYKQCIEANTFHIWSKKRINEFSTGEIRDFIQEDLSKFSEAHRKSMLKILRAVFRYAVEQNIIPRDPCPKLKFKKNEKIKKMLTEDEIRILLNKAREENHEWFYVWALACYTGLRNGELYALKWESVDLKKRIIYITHSWNKINGFKETKSGDDRVVEIAPSLLPILIELKEKTTDDFVLPRIRDWETGTQAKPLKDFLKSLNLPLIRFHDLRASWATIMLSKGIEPIKIMSMGGWKDLKTMQIYIRKSGINIQGITNSLNFL
- a CDS encoding phospholipase D family protein, which gives rise to MKIFANEINNNYFRNLVNMVPKASKLEVAVAYITEETLFAEALKYNIPVSIWTLMNDETSIRTLEILKKYSQYPKFKISVFRDHFHAKAIWFHGVGCYFGSANLSDSALNKNIELGVFVNQLDAAQETNLQDLKAFFYSLKDYSAIVDFKTISNLHSKIKKLNWSASLGEIRKEKKEDLNELIKYLDEIFKNVKEPSRNQTKDSLSKHHFITEWKSTIQLLNETASDYKQFGKKPIWIPIKTHINIEIDRMLSWYYDNHIKDRKQGNVYSIIQELHDDNVGKGKENMELVFKLWSDLKEEPEFGLADFFERESFIIADHLSPSRILNLNDEELATVVYHCHALSGYIDKFNSYEDLGIERKKGTRVSLKDKSLAYVKSTLSGTNDEGLSIKDVLNYFIWGDGLLEQRLWDCLGGDTKYTFSGIGRSSLGELIGRARPSEFPVRNERISRTLYALGFDVDYQ
- a CDS encoding HEPN domain-containing protein — encoded protein: MKNHEIAHRLAADAMNDYCASRLLVREQFILNSIQLACTAVEKLLKAFLYVQSDTKIHFEHDPSKIFKRNESIFDKFFVFDRNFLKWLGKVYGSRYTSDYGARKEIQFGEKHFLAELDYIFYQVFSFFKAANFAFSEVYFSGHRNEIKNYENYISQNKNKEKFKCEPQHFFAFQLFGVEHLEITMELKAFNPEKPFVFKDSVIKDGNSLLEVDFGNVVLK